TCATCAATAAAGATTTAGCGCAAAAAGTAGCTTCTAAAATTGGCGTTGAGGTAAAACCTTTAGATGTTCCGAATCAAAGTTTGCCTGCCGATAGCAATCCGGATGATCTTCAAAGTGAAGAAAGAGAACCGAAAACAAAAAGTTCAGAGGCTTTAAGTATGGCCGAGACAGTAAAAGATACCATTAAAAGCAGAAAAATTGGGTTTATCATCGGAAACGGTTTTAATGCAAAAGCGATTAATTCATTAAAAACAAAACTGGAAAGTGAAGATGCGGTGGTAGAAATTATTGCTCCGACCTTGGCTCCGGTAAAAGGCGATGATGATTCTGTTATTACTCCTAAACATTCTTTAACGAGTATCGCCAGCGTTTGTTTTGATGCTTTGTTTATTGGAGATGGAGAAAATTCGGCAAAAGAACTTTTAGCATCAGAAAATAAACATTTGACCTTGCATTTCGTAAATGAAGCCTACAAACATTGTAAGGCAATTTATTTCGGGTCAGGAACAGAAAATATTTATAATAAAAGTAATGTTTCGGATAAAGAGCATGAAGATCCTGCGATTGTAGTTTCAGACGATCAAAAGCCGGAAAAGAAATTTATGGATGCCATTGCTCAGCACAGAGTTTGGGATCTGGAAGAAGAAAGAAATGCTTAATAAAAATACACCTTTACACACACTTATATATCACTTCAAAATGTAATGCTATGGAATTTCAAAAAAACCTTCTAGAATATATCAGTCAGATGCTTATCACCACAGGAGAAACTATTTCGGTAGTGGAAAGCGTAACTTCAGGATGCCTGCAACTGGCTTTTTCACAAATGCCGAATGCTTCATTTTTTTATAAAGGCGGAATGACGGCTTACACGCTGCCCGAAAAGGTAAGACTCCTGAATGTAGATCAAAAAGAAGCAGAAGACTGCGACTGTGTTTCAGAGAATATTGCTGAGACCATGGCATTACAAATTGCGAAGCTTTATGATTCAGACTGGTCGATTTCCACTACAGGATATTGCACACCCATCCGAAATTCGGCGTATCGAATATTTGCGTATTTTTCTTTTGCGTATAAAGGAGAAATTATTCTTACTAAAAAATTAGAATTACATCCTAAAACGCAGGCTTTAAATGCTCAATTATATTATACGGAATTTATTTTGGGCTGTTTTAAAAGCGAGATCGGTAAACTGGTAACGGTAAAATAAAACGAAACACGATGAATTTAAAATTAATTAATAAATCAGTTCTTATCACCGGTGCAGACAGCGGAATAGGAAAGGCTACCGCTTTACTTTTTGCAAAAGAAGGAGCAGATATTGCCATTATTTATCATGAAGATGACGAAAGCGCTGAGAAGACAAAAAATGAAATTCTTTTGTTGGGCCGAAAGTGTATTATTTTCGCTGGAGATATTAATGATTATGAATTTTGTGAACAAACCGCGGAAAAAGTGGCAGATCAATTTGGCGGAATTGATATTTTAATCAATAATGCGGGAACACAGTTTCCTTCAGACAATATTGAAAATCTGGAAGAAGAAAACATCAGAAAAACCTTTGATTCTAATATCATCGGAATGATTTTACTGACGAAAGTTGTTTTTCCTTATTTAAAACAGGGCGGAAGCATCATTAATACCACTTCAGCCACCGCTTATCAGGGACATCCCGAATTGCTGGATTATTCAGCGACAAAAGGGGCCATTGTTTCTTTTACACGCTCACTGGCTCTTCAGGCAAAACCTAAAGGAATTCGTGTAAATGCTGTGGCTCCGGGACCTGTAGCTACGCCACTAACCGAAGATACTTTTGGTGAAGAAAAAGATGATCCCAATAAACCGCCATTTGAAAGAAATGCCACTCCGGAAGAAATAGCAACCAGCTTTTTATTTCTCGCGAGTGACGATGCAGCGCAGATTACAGGGCAGGTGCTGCATCCCAATGGCGGATTGATTATTAACGGTTAAAAACATAGAATAAGGCATAGCAATATGCCTTATTTTTTTGGATCAGTTAATTATAAAAATTTAATGATTCATCTTTGCTCATTTGAATATTTAAATTAAAACTTTACATTAAAAAAAATCAAGCTTTCATAATATTCTGTAATTTTAATTCAAAATTTCTTCAAAATTGAATCTTTAAATTAGCTGAATGAAAATTCTGATCATAGAAGACGAACCCGAGCTGGCAAAAAGCATTGCAGAATATCTTTCTGAGGAAAATTATCTTTGCGAGTTTGCAACAACCTTTCATGAGGCTTTTGACAAGATCAAAAGCTTTACCTATGACTGTATTTTACTCGATATTTCTTTGCCCGACGGAAACGGAATGAAGATTCTGGAAGAGCTAAAGAAAGAAAATAAACAGGATGGGGTGATTATTATTTCTGCTAAAAATGCCTTGGATGATAAAATCAGAGGACTTCAGATCGGGGCGGATGATTATTTAACCAAACCTTTTCATTTATCTGAACTTTCTGCGAGGATTTATTCCGTGATCAGGAGAAAACAATTCAGCAGCACGAATGTTATTATTCAGAATGAATTACAAGTTGATCTTCTTTCAAAGACTGTTTTGGTGAAAAATAGTCCTGTTATTCTGACCAAAAAAGAATTCGATCTTCTTTTATATTTTCTCGGAAACAAAAATAAAGTGATCTCTAAAAGCGCACTGGCAGAACATCTTTCAGGAGATTTTGCAGATATGTTGGATAATCATGATTTTGTATACGCTCATATTAAAAATTTAAAGAAAAAACTGAGCGATGCAGGATATGATAATTATTTGAAAACAGTGTACGGAACGGGCTATAAATGGGTTTCAAATTAATGATATGAAGAATCTTTTAACCAAAACCACCAAACCGTTTCTTATTTATGTGCTTATTGTTTTTGCCGTAAGTATTCCCGTGTATTACGTGGTAGTTGATACTATTTGGTTGAGTGAATTGGATGAACATAACGAATTAATTGCCGAGAAATCTGCTTTTGAATTAAATAAATTAAGTTCTTCCGATATCGAACTGGAAAAAAGTATTGCCCTTTGGAACAAAATTCAACATGGAACAGATATTCAGAAAATTCCTTTTAATACGTTAAAATCCGACAAAAAATACACCGTTGAAAGAAAAATAAATGTTAATGATAAAGAGCCGGAACGGTTTAGATGTCTGAAAACGGTAGTTTACATTCATAAACAGCCTTATCTTTTCACGATAGAGACGAATGTAGAAGAGACTAAAGAAACAGTGATCAGTCTGGCGATTACCACCATATTTTTATTTCTGATCATGGTTGTTGGTTTGTTGGCTTTAAACAGAAGATTGTCGAATACAGTCTGGCAGCCGTTTAATGATACGCTGAATAAATTAAAATCATTTAATCTTAACGATCAGGCGAATATTTCTTTTGATAAAACAGATATTAAAGAATTTGAAGAACTTAATCTTGCTTTGTCTAAACTGATCGATCATAATATTTCGGTATATAAAACCCAGAAAGAATTCACAGAAAATGCCTCTCATGAATTGCAGACGCCGTTGGCTATTCTTCAGAACAAGCTGGATCTACTTCTTCAGGATGAGGATATTACGGAAAGGCAATATAAAATTATTGAAGAACTGAATAAAACGTTAACCAGAAGCTCCAGAATTAATAAAAACCTTCTCTTATTAGCTAAAATTGAAAATCAGCAATTTGCTCAGGATGAGAATCTTTTTCTCAATGAAATGTTGAGCCAAAGTATTGATGTTTTCAAAGAACATTTTGAGCAGAAAGATATGAGTCTTCAACAAAATATTCAGGATGAGGTGAAAGTGTTCGGAAATAAAAATTTAACGGAAACTCTTCTTAACAATCTGTTTGTAAATACCATTCGTCATACTCCGATAAGTGGTGAAGTGCATATAAAGCTGACCAAAAATAGGTTAGAAATTTCCAATTCAGGAAAATCTTCCTTGTCCGGCGAAAACCTTTTTAAACGTTTCTCCAAATCTTCTACAGACAGCAATGGAAGCGGTTTGGGATTGGCCATTATCAAAGAAATCTGTAATCGACAACACTGGAAAATAAGTTATCATTTCGAAAATAATCTTCATTTTTTTACTATCACCTTCTAAAATTCAAAATTTCTTCAAAATTGAGTCTGAATTTTGTGTCAGTAATTAATATAAAAGAGACAGAATTCACTTATGAAAGGTTTATTTCTAAGCTTGACACTGATTGTTGTTGGCTTTCAAAAAAATTATGCTCAAGATAGCTTGACAGTTGATAGTATTCAACAGGAACCGGTTGTTGCAGCAATACATTCGGAAGACAAATCCCATCAGTTTAATTATAAAAAACTGATTGTTCCTGCTGCTTTTATCACATATGGAGCGGCGAGTTTAAGTATAAACAGCCTTAAAGAGCTTAATTTTTCCACAAGAACCGAAATCAACGAGCATCGGCCAGATCATATTAAACTGGATAATTATACACAGTTCGCACCGGCAGCTTTGGTTTATGGACTGAATGCATTAGGTGTTGAAGGAAAACATAATTTCCGTGATCGAACGATTATCTACGGAACATCCATGTTAATCACTTCAGCTATCGTCGTTCCGTTGAAGCATATGGCGAAAGAGGAAAGACCGGATCAGTCTGACAATCTGTCTTTTCCTTCCGGGCATACCGCCATTGCCTTTGCGTCTGCACAGTTTATGTTCAGGGAATATAAAGACACTAATTTTCTTCTTGGAATTTCAGGATATTCATTTGCTGTTTTCACAGGAATTTACAGAATGTTAAATGACAAACACTGGTTTGGTGATGTAGTTGGTGGCGCTGGCTTCGGAATTCTATCAACCGAACTTGCTTATTGGCTTTATCCTAAAATAAACACGCTTCTGGGCGGTAAAAAACAAAAATCTCAAACCATGCTTATGCCTTACTATCAAAAAGGAAACGCAGGAATTGGGTTTGTGAAAAAATTTTAAATAAAACATCATGGCATTCAATATCATCATACTTTTCTTAGGAACCATTTTCGCCTTTTGGATCAGCGCGATCTGCGGAGGCGGTGCGAGCCTTATTTTAATCCCTATTTTAAATTTACTGCTTCCGGGTTCGGTAGTTCCTTTTTCCTTAACAATAGGAACCTTTACGAGCTCTGTTTCCCGAATTGCAGTTTTCAAAAAACATATCAAGTGGCAAATTTTCTTTTGGTTTGTTCCTTTTTCTATTCCGGCGGTTTTATTGGGAGCTTGGCTGATTAAATTTGTCAATCCCAATTACCTTCAGCTGATTGTCGGCTTTTTCCTTATCGCCAATGTTCCTGAATTATTTAAATCTAAAAAGAAAGAACCCGACGATCAAAAACCTTATCCTAAATTTTTATTGATTATCATAGGATTTTGCGCTGGATTTATTTCAGGTATTACAGGTGCAATCGGTTTGCTGTTTAATCGTTTTTATTTAAGATTTGGCTTAAAGAAAGAAGAAATTGTGGCGACAAGAGCCATTAATGAAGTGTTTTTACATTTAATTAAACTCATTATTTATATTTCGCTGGGACTTTACTCAAAACCAGCGCTTTGGTTGGGATTAGCGATTGCAGTGGCAACGATTATTTCTTCATATACCGTAAAATATATCCTTCCGTATTTAAGTGAATTTTTGTTTAAAAAAATAGGGTATGGCGCGATGGTAATTTCCGGAATTATGCTTTTGGTAGGAACTTCCGATAAAATTATTCAGCAGGATAAAATTTCATTTTCAACCACTCATCAAAGCAGCGAATCAGAATCTGTTATTTCATGGCGAAACACCGATTTTGTGATAGAATTTGCCTTCGATGACGGTTTTGAAGTGGAAAGACCAATACAACCGGATGAGCTGCCTTCCCGTCTTAAACAGAAATATGATTCTTTACAACCTTTGTACGATAAAATTCATCTGGAAAAGGTTTTCACGCTTCAGAATGATCCTGCGTATGAATTTTATTGCTATAAAAATGGAGAGCTGACCAAATTTGAGATTTAATTATTGGTAGAGCGATTTTCTGTATTCAATGCCCCATTTTGCAATTTCATCGATGATAGGTTCCAGCGTTTTTCCGTATTCTGTGATTTCATATTCCACCGTTACAGGTTTGGTATTCAAAACAGTTCGTGAAATCAGATGATTCATTTCCATATCCTGAAGCTCTTTGGAAAGCATTTTTGAGGCAATGCCATCTACCTCGCGAATAAGATCCATAAAACGCATCTTTCCGCCTTGCATCAACGTTCCAAGAATATGGAATTTCCATTTTCCGGAAAGTATTTCCATCGCATCTTTAATGGCATTAATTCTCGCTTTGCAAAGCATGGTAGAATTATAAAGGGGTTCTTTTTTCATGGGTTTTAAAACTTGTTCAAAAATACAAAATCAGACTTTGGTTTCCAACTGGAAAGTAGTTTCCCGAAAGAAACTGATGGTGATTTTCTTAATTTACAGCTTTATTTTTGCTAAAGAATTTTAAATCTAAAAATGAGTGTATTTAAATTGATTTTCAGTTTAATAGTTCTGATGACAGCCATTCAAAATTGTGATGGACAAACAAAAAAAGAGAAAGTAATGACAGACAAATTAAAAACGACCAATCCGCTTTTATGCGATGTTGAAACAGGAATGTGCGAAATGCCTGAAGTGGAAAATGCAGAAAATATAGCGATTGATATAGCGAGCGAGAAAGTGAAAATTATTTACTTTACTGATCCTATTTGTTCATCATGTTGGGGAATTGAGCCTCAATTAAGAAAATTAAAACTTGAATATTCAAAAGATGTTGAAATTGAATATCATATGGGCGGACTTCTTCCGGATTGGAGCTATAACAGTGGAGGAATCAGCAAACCTTCTGATGTGGCGCATCATTGGGATGAGGTGAGCGAATATTATGATATGCCGATTGATGGCGATGTATGGTTGGAAGATCCGTTGAATTCTTCTTATCCTTCATCGATTGCGTTCAAAGCGGCACAATTGCAGGACAAAGCAAAAGCGATGGTTTTTTTACGTGAATTAAGAGAATTGCTATTTTTAAAGAAGAAAAATATTGCGAAATGGGAATATATTTCAGAGGCTGCCGAAAGAGCAAATTTAAATATCGATCAATTAAAAAATGATTTTGAAGGCAAGGCAAAACAATTATTCGAGGAAGATCTGCAGCTGGCAAGGGAATATGGTGTCAGAGGTTTTCCTACGTTATTTTTTGTTCAAAACGGAGAAATAAAAGATAAAATCTACGGAACAAAGCCTTATGATTTGTATGAAAGCACTATTAAAAAGATTGATAATAACCTTGTTAAATACGAATATCCAAAAAGCTGGGAATCCTTATTTTCAAAATATAAATCTTTAACAGCAAGAGAATTTTCAGAATTATCGGGAACCGAAAGATCCGAAAGTGAGAAAGTTTTAAATGAACTTTTTTCTCAGGGAAAATTGGATAAAATTAAAACTAAGAATGGTTCTTTATGGTTTTTAAAATAGAAAAATTGTAATTCAAAAATATTATTAAAGTCTGGTATAATCTATCAGGCTTTTTGTTTTTTATTAATCTTCGGCTTAGATTTCATGATTCCATAATAAGATGAGGTGAAAGCAGATAAGCTTTGGTAACCAACAGAATATGCTATCTGACTTAAAGTGAATTGTTTCGTATCAATTAGTTCGATACTTTTTAAAATTCTGACCAATTGATGATATTTCTGAAGCGTAATTCCGGTCTCATTTTTAAAAATTCGTTGTAAACTTCTTACCGACATTTGCGCTTTTTCAGCTAAAGAATCAACATCTAAATTGTATTTAAAATGCGTATTGATCTCATTACAAACGGGAATTAATCTTTCATCTTTCGGAACCGGAATTTCAAGATTATTGCTTTCCTTACAGAAATTAGGCAAACTCTTTAAAATGGCTTTAAAAAATAAATCCTGTTCTTCATCTTCAATTAAAGATTGGGTCCATTTTGAAGCGTACAGCAACATTTCTTTCAAAACTGACGGAACCGCAAAAACATGAACCTGCTGATAAAAATCTTCATCAAAAACCGTTTTAAATAGAAAAACCATAAGATTTACCGTTTGCGCTTCCGAAGTAATTCGGTGTGATTTTCCTGATGGAATCCAGATTACATGATTTTGCGGAACCAAATATATTTTCTGATCGATATGAAAATACTGATAGCCTTCTTCTACAAAAGTAAGTTGCGAACGATTGTGTGAATGCTCATAATCATCATGTTTCCAGTTTTTTTCATACCAAACATAAGCCTCTTTTTCGATCATATCGATATATTGGCTGTTTGTTTTTTCGATTAATCCGCATTTTACTTTGTCGTTTTGCATAGCATTTTTGGCAAATTTAATAAAAACGTCATTACTAATTTTGTAAAATAAATTTTATACTTCATCGAAATGAGAAAACTATTTCCACTTTTTATCTTAATTTTATTATTAAATAACACTAACGTTATGGCACAAAATAAAGCTAAAGTATTGGTTCTTATCCATTCAGATAACGGAGGAACCTACGAAATGGCAAAAGAAATTGCCAAAGGAATTGAAAGCGAAAATAAGGCAACTGCTGTTGTAAAGCTTGTAAAAGAATCTCAAAATCAAAAACTTAAAAATATTCCGGTGGCGAATGTGAATGAATTATCTTATTATGACGGAATTGCATTCGGCTCGCCGGTATATTTCGGAAATATCAGTACCGGAATGAGTGAATTTTTATCTAAAACAGTTGATCTTTGGACGAATCATTCTTTAGAAGGAATGCCTGCAACGGTTTTCATGTCAGCGGGAAGCGGCGCAGGAAAAGAATTGGCATTACAGTCTTTCTGGAATAGTCTAGCCGTTCACGGAATGGTGTTGGTTTCCAATGGAATTCGTGGTAATGAAGGCATTAATAAATCTATTCCGCAAGGAAATACGGTGTTGGGAACAACGACGATGGCTTCTTTAAAAGATGTTGAAAGACCAACAAAAGACGAACGAAATTTAGCTCAACTTCAGGGAAAAAATTTCGCTAAAGTAGCATTGGTATTAAAAGGAACTTTTGCAAAAAAAGAAGTCGCAATAATTGAAAAACCTGCGGATTTTAATCAAATTTTAAAAGAAAAAAACATTGTTTTGCCGCAAGTTCCAAAACCTGCGGGAAATTACAAACCTTTTGTACGTTCAGGAAATCTTATTTTTATTAACCAAGTTGCATTAAAAGACGGAAAAATTTTCAACGGTGGAAAATTAGGTGTAGATGTGAATGAACAACAGGTAAAAGATGCTACAAAATTGACGATGTTAAATGTTTTAGCGGTTTTAAACGATGCCGTTAACGGAGATTTAAGTAAAGTAAAGCAGTGCGTTCAACTGACAGGAATTTTCAATACAAAAGACGATTATACCAATCATGCAGGATTGATGAACAGTGCTTCAGATTTGGTGGTGGATGTTTTTGGTGAGAAAGGAAAACATGCCAGAGGAACGCTGGGAGCATCTTCTATTCCTGTGAATTCTTCTGTGGAAATCCAGGCAATTTTTGAAGTGGAATAACACCTTGCTCTCAATATCAGACTTCAAGATGATAGACGGATAGAGAATAGATAAGTAAAATAAAAGTCTATGATCTATTCGTCTATTTTCTAAAAGTCTTACACATCATTTTTGTTCATCATATTCTTCTTTTTAAACTCCGTTGGCGTTTCTCCCACAAGATTTTTAAACAGTTTATTGAAGTAAGAAATGCTTTCAAAACCAACATTGTAAGCAATTTCTGCGACGCTTACATCGCACAGTAACAAGGTTTTTGCCTGATTGATTCTGTATTGATTCACAAAATCGGTAAACGTCATATTCGTCTGCTTTTTAAAATAACGACAAAAGGCAGACGTACTGAGGTGAACCATCTCTGCTACACTATTTACATCAGGATTTTTATCATAATTTTCATGAATATAATTATAAACGGTTCCCATTCGTACTTTATCATTCAGGAAAAATTTTACTCTTGTATCTTCATTATTTAATTGTTCAAATTCATTCGAATCGGCGAGAATATTTAAAATATCAATCAATCCTAGTAATCGATCGAAAGATTTCATTTCCTGTATTGCTTTGAGTTTTTCAACGGCTTTTTCCTTTGTTTTTCCGTGAAATGAAAACCCAAGATGGGCGCGCTCCAGCAAATTTTTAATATTTTCAAACTCAGGAGTGGAAACGATCGTATTTTCAGGGAAATTTTCATGAAGCTGAACAACGATTTGTTTATATTCAGTTTCAATTCCGTAATCAAAATTAAGGTGAGGAATATTGGGACCAATTAATACCAAATAACTTCCCACAAAGCCTGAAATATGTTTCCCGACATGGCTGATTCCGTTGATCGCTTCCACATAAACCAACTCGATTTCAGGGTGATAATGCCAGAAAAAATAATTCCGGAAACAGGGGGTATGAATTTTAAACGATTGTCCTTTATCAAAAGGAATTTGTTCTTTTTCAATTTTCATCTTGTTGTGTGTTTTTCATTTTAAGAACAAATTAACTAAAAAAAAGTCAATGGAGAGCAAGAATTTAGCATTTACGATAAATTCACCCAAAAGTTTATTGCACAACTTTGCTTCATTAACAAATTAAAATACAGAGATCATGGAAAAAACAGTAGAAACAGCACCAATGATGAATATGATGGGAGGGAAACAGGCAGACCCGGGAAATCCCTCAACTTTAACGAAGAATAATCCTCAGCTTTTTAAAAGAAAAAATAACGAACCGCTGAGAGTTTTGTCGGAAGAAGACTGGAAATTCTGGATTGAAAACGGATATATCGTCATTAAAAATGCAATCTCAAAAGAGCAGGCTGCAAAAAGTGCAGAATTTTTATGGGATTACGAAGGTAAAAAGGCAAATGATAAAGAAACCTGGTATACAACACCTCAAACGGCCCATAAAATGAAAGAGCTGAATAATGCCGGAATGGTGGAAGTTTACAATACTCCGATTTTATGGGAAAACCGTCAGGCGCCCAGAGTTCATCAGGCTTTTGCAGATATTTGGGGAACCGAAAATCTTTGGGTAAGTATCGACAGAGCTAATCTGAACTTCCCGATTCGTCCGGGATTTGAGTATAAAGGTTTTATCCATTGGGATTACGATCCCGAGACGAAACCTCAATATGTACAGGGTGTTTTGGCGTTGGCAGATCAGACGGATGAAAACATGGGTGGTTTCCAATGTATTCCTGAGCTTTTCAGAGAATATGATACCTGGAAATTGTCGCAGCCAGAAGATAGAAACAGATTTATTCCTGATACCACAGGTTTTACACCAACAAAAGTGAAAATGGAAGCCGGCGATTTATTGATTTTCAACAGTTCAGAACCTCACGGAATTCGGGCAAATAATAGCGATAAAGTGAGAGTTGCTCAATATATTTCAATGGTTCCGGCGGATGAAGATAATGATGAGCTTCGCCAATGGAGGCTGAATTCCTGGCATGACAGAATTTGTCCGGATGGTGACGGATTTCCGGGAGATCCTTTACAGCGAGAGAAAAATTACCCGATTGCAGAGCTTTCGGAATTGGGGAAAAAGTTACTTGGACTTAATAAATGGTAATTTGACAACAGCAGTGAAAATTTTTCACTGCTTTTTTATTTCTTTTTTAGAGGTTATTTAAAATTATAACGCAAAGATTTTATGGCTTTCTTTTGATTTTTAGAATACAAAAGCAAATGAATTTGCCTCGCGAAGCTTGGAAATATAATACGCTTTTTCAAATCAACTTGTTGATTCTTCTTTGCTCACTTGAATATTTGTTATATCTAAATTAAAACTTTGCATCAAAAAAAATTAGCTTAATTCAAATTTCTGTTCTGAAATATTTTCAAAACTATTCTTTTGATGTTCTTTTATCAAACCTTTATAATATTCAGAAGGAGTTTTACCGATAATTTCTTTAAAATACCGATTAAAAGAGGATTTAGACTTAAAACCCGCTTCGTAAGCAAAAGATAAAAAATTAATATTTTCATTCTTTTCAATGGCTTTTTCTACCATTTTTTTGAAATATTCGATACGATATTCGTTGATGTAGCGATAAAATGGTTTATGTTTGTAACCGTTCAGCATTTCGCTGATTTGATATTTATTGATGGATGTTTTCAAAGCCAGCTCATCCAAAGTAAGATCACAATTTCTGAAAAGTTCTTCTTTTTGTACAGAATCATCCATTTTCAACCATAAATCATTGAATTTTACTTCATAATCGATGGTATTTAAAACTGAAGATTCTTTAGCAATATCAATTTGATGATCAAGATTTGAATCAATTGGTTCTAAATGATTTACTTCCGTTGAGAAACTTTTTCTAATAATTAATAAGCAGATAATCAATAAAATAAAATAGGCAAGACATCTCATTGAAACATTGATGATCTGTAAATGTTCGGGATAAATCTGAAGTAAAACTTTAGAAACAACTACCATTAATTCCATAAAAAGAATACAATAAGAAATTCTTGTAATGACGTCGTATTCTGATAATTCTAAATTATTGATTCTGTTTTTGTTAGAAATTAAAATAGCTTTTAAAGGATAATATAAATTAACGGTAAAAATAGAATACAGACTGAAATTATTGTAAATATCAAGCAATCTTTGATCCACCCGATTAAGAACCATAAAAACACAGGAAACCGTAAAATAAGCAATCATTAATACAAAAAGCGGAATAAAAAGAAACCATTTTTTCGCCAGAGAAAATTTTTTTTTTGTTTTGCTTAAAGTGTATAAATAGATCAACGGACCGTAACAGATAGAAATAAACGTATTCATTTGCTGTCTGATACTTTCATCAGGTATAAAATTGAAGATCACAAACTTT
The sequence above is a segment of the Chryseobacterium sp. MYb264 genome. Coding sequences within it:
- a CDS encoding CinA family protein — translated: MEFQKNLLEYISQMLITTGETISVVESVTSGCLQLAFSQMPNASFFYKGGMTAYTLPEKVRLLNVDQKEAEDCDCVSENIAETMALQIAKLYDSDWSISTTGYCTPIRNSAYRIFAYFSFAYKGEIILTKKLELHPKTQALNAQLYYTEFILGCFKSEIGKLVTVK
- a CDS encoding SDR family oxidoreductase, which encodes MNLKLINKSVLITGADSGIGKATALLFAKEGADIAIIYHEDDESAEKTKNEILLLGRKCIIFAGDINDYEFCEQTAEKVADQFGGIDILINNAGTQFPSDNIENLEEENIRKTFDSNIIGMILLTKVVFPYLKQGGSIINTTSATAYQGHPELLDYSATKGAIVSFTRSLALQAKPKGIRVNAVAPGPVATPLTEDTFGEEKDDPNKPPFERNATPEEIATSFLFLASDDAAQITGQVLHPNGGLIING
- a CDS encoding response regulator transcription factor; this translates as MKILIIEDEPELAKSIAEYLSEENYLCEFATTFHEAFDKIKSFTYDCILLDISLPDGNGMKILEELKKENKQDGVIIISAKNALDDKIRGLQIGADDYLTKPFHLSELSARIYSVIRRKQFSSTNVIIQNELQVDLLSKTVLVKNSPVILTKKEFDLLLYFLGNKNKVISKSALAEHLSGDFADMLDNHDFVYAHIKNLKKKLSDAGYDNYLKTVYGTGYKWVSN
- the porY gene encoding sensor histidine kinase translates to MKNLLTKTTKPFLIYVLIVFAVSIPVYYVVVDTIWLSELDEHNELIAEKSAFELNKLSSSDIELEKSIALWNKIQHGTDIQKIPFNTLKSDKKYTVERKINVNDKEPERFRCLKTVVYIHKQPYLFTIETNVEETKETVISLAITTIFLFLIMVVGLLALNRRLSNTVWQPFNDTLNKLKSFNLNDQANISFDKTDIKEFEELNLALSKLIDHNISVYKTQKEFTENASHELQTPLAILQNKLDLLLQDEDITERQYKIIEELNKTLTRSSRINKNLLLLAKIENQQFAQDENLFLNEMLSQSIDVFKEHFEQKDMSLQQNIQDEVKVFGNKNLTETLLNNLFVNTIRHTPISGEVHIKLTKNRLEISNSGKSSLSGENLFKRFSKSSTDSNGSGLGLAIIKEICNRQHWKISYHFENNLHFFTITF
- a CDS encoding phosphatase PAP2 family protein; amino-acid sequence: MKGLFLSLTLIVVGFQKNYAQDSLTVDSIQQEPVVAAIHSEDKSHQFNYKKLIVPAAFITYGAASLSINSLKELNFSTRTEINEHRPDHIKLDNYTQFAPAALVYGLNALGVEGKHNFRDRTIIYGTSMLITSAIVVPLKHMAKEERPDQSDNLSFPSGHTAIAFASAQFMFREYKDTNFLLGISGYSFAVFTGIYRMLNDKHWFGDVVGGAGFGILSTELAYWLYPKINTLLGGKKQKSQTMLMPYYQKGNAGIGFVKKF
- a CDS encoding sulfite exporter TauE/SafE family protein; protein product: MAFNIIILFLGTIFAFWISAICGGGASLILIPILNLLLPGSVVPFSLTIGTFTSSVSRIAVFKKHIKWQIFFWFVPFSIPAVLLGAWLIKFVNPNYLQLIVGFFLIANVPELFKSKKKEPDDQKPYPKFLLIIIGFCAGFISGITGAIGLLFNRFYLRFGLKKEEIVATRAINEVFLHLIKLIIYISLGLYSKPALWLGLAIAVATIISSYTVKYILPYLSEFLFKKIGYGAMVISGIMLLVGTSDKIIQQDKISFSTTHQSSESESVISWRNTDFVIEFAFDDGFEVERPIQPDELPSRLKQKYDSLQPLYDKIHLEKVFTLQNDPAYEFYCYKNGELTKFEI
- a CDS encoding winged helix-turn-helix transcriptional regulator, with amino-acid sequence MKKEPLYNSTMLCKARINAIKDAMEILSGKWKFHILGTLMQGGKMRFMDLIREVDGIASKMLSKELQDMEMNHLISRTVLNTKPVTVEYEITEYGKTLEPIIDEIAKWGIEYRKSLYQ
- a CDS encoding DsbA family protein → MTDKLKTTNPLLCDVETGMCEMPEVENAENIAIDIASEKVKIIYFTDPICSSCWGIEPQLRKLKLEYSKDVEIEYHMGGLLPDWSYNSGGISKPSDVAHHWDEVSEYYDMPIDGDVWLEDPLNSSYPSSIAFKAAQLQDKAKAMVFLRELRELLFLKKKNIAKWEYISEAAERANLNIDQLKNDFEGKAKQLFEEDLQLAREYGVRGFPTLFFVQNGEIKDKIYGTKPYDLYESTIKKIDNNLVKYEYPKSWESLFSKYKSLTAREFSELSGTERSESEKVLNELFSQGKLDKIKTKNGSLWFLK
- a CDS encoding AraC family transcriptional regulator, with protein sequence MQNDKVKCGLIEKTNSQYIDMIEKEAYVWYEKNWKHDDYEHSHNRSQLTFVEEGYQYFHIDQKIYLVPQNHVIWIPSGKSHRITSEAQTVNLMVFLFKTVFDEDFYQQVHVFAVPSVLKEMLLYASKWTQSLIEDEEQDLFFKAILKSLPNFCKESNNLEIPVPKDERLIPVCNEINTHFKYNLDVDSLAEKAQMSVRSLQRIFKNETGITLQKYHQLVRILKSIELIDTKQFTLSQIAYSVGYQSLSAFTSSYYGIMKSKPKINKKQKA